A window from Musa acuminata AAA Group cultivar baxijiao chromosome BXJ3-10, Cavendish_Baxijiao_AAA, whole genome shotgun sequence encodes these proteins:
- the LOC135650725 gene encoding U-box domain-containing protein 4-like codes for MFLGMALSDIQARGEGSGYCGSERRVSLAELQGIMDRIRYGTEEHKVQAALEIRRLTKTSSRNRRNLSAAIEPLVSMLRFGSSGSSEAAILGLLNLAVKDERNKISIVEAGALEPLIVFLESTNSDLQEYATAALFTLSAASVNKASISASGAIPLLVNVLKDGSQQAKKDAVAALYNLSTITDNLKTILLLHPIPPLIGFLKTHKKSSKTAEKCCALLESLVGFDEGRTALMAEEAGVLTVVEILEEGSLQSREHAVGALLTMCESDRSRYREVILKEGVIPGLLELTVQGTSKSQGKAHRLLELLRDSPYPRSELQADTLQNIVSSIVSKIDGHEQAEKAKKMLAEMVQISMEQSLRQLQQRALMCTPSELPAGKRRSEVSSK; via the exons ATGTTTTTAGGGATGGCCTTGTCGGATATTCAGGCCCGCGGTGAGGGTTCCGGCTATTGCGGCAGCGAAAGGAGGGTCTCCCTGGCGGAGCTGCAGGGAATCATGGATCGCATTAGGTATGGAACGGAGGAGCATAAGGTCCAGGCGGCGTTGGAGATCCGGAGGCTGACGAAGACGTCTTCCAGGAATCGGCGAAATCTCTCCGCCGCCATCGAGCCACTCGTGTCGATGCTTCGGTTTGGAAGCTCCGGGTCCAGCGAGGCTGCCATCCTCGGACTCCTGAATCTTGCTGTTAAGGATGAAAG GAACAAGATCAGCATAGTGGAAGCAGGTGCACTCGAACCACTAATTGTTTTCTTAGAGTCCACAAATTCTGATTTACAAGAATACGCCACTGCTGCACTCTTTACCCTTTCTGCTGCATCAGTCAACAAAGCCAGCATAAGTGCCTCTGGAGCCATCCCTCTCCTTGTCAACGTCCTTAAAGATGGAAGCCAGCAAGCCAAGAAAGATGCCGTTGCGGCTCTCTACAATCTCTCCACCATCACAGATAACCTCAAAACTATCCTCTTACTCCATCCTATCCCTCCTCTGATCGGCTTTCTCAAGACCCACAAGAAGTCCTCGAAAACAGCTGAAAAATGCTGTGCCCTTCTGGAATCGTTGGTTGGTTTTGATGAAGGGAGAACTGCATTGATGGCCGAGGAAGCTGGGGTGCTCACGGTGGTGGAAATTCTTGAAGAAGGATCTCTTCAGAGCAGAGAGCATGCAGTTGGAGCCCTCTTAACGATGTGTGAGAGCGACCGAAGTAGATACAGAGAAGTCATTCTCAAAGAAGGCGTCATTCCAGGTCTTCTTGAGCTCACCGTTCAAGGGACATCGAAAtctcaaggcaaagcccatcgaCTCCTAGAGTTATTGAGGGACTCTCCGTATCCGAGATCTGAATTACAAGCGGATACGCTGCAGAATATTGTTAGTAGCATCGTGTCTAAGATCGACGGCCACGAGCAAGCAGAAAAGGCAAAGAAAATGTTAGCTGAGATGGTTCAGATTAGCATGGAGCAGAGCCTGAGGCAGTTGCAGCAAAGAGCACTCATGTGCACTCCATCCGAACTACCTGCTGGTAAGCGTCGATCTGAAGTCTCTTCAAAATGA
- the LOC103968751 gene encoding uncharacterized protein LOC103968751, whose protein sequence is MAIGLLHAVTALVSAWSRNMSRAARKLSRRRSSFVPSFRGKKKERDGGFGDEDTEGELEEEMQGEDGVWRRTILMGEKCQPLDFSGVIYYDADGRQLAEVPTPRSPLRSPLPSFAQKSPVTAGYVC, encoded by the coding sequence ATGGCGATCGGGCTGCTCCACGCGGTCACCGCCCTCGTGTCCGCCTGGTCCAGGAACATGTCGCGGGCGGCCAGGAAGCTCTCCCGGCGCCGGTCCAGCTTCGTCCCCTCCTTCCGCGGCAAGAAGAAGGAGAGGGATGGCGGCTTCGGCGACGAGGACACGGAGGGAGAGCTGGAGGAGGAGATGCAGGGCGAGGACGGTGTGTGGCGGAGGACGATTCTGATGGGGGAGAAGTGCCAGCCGCTGGATTTCTCCGGGGTCATTTACTACGACGCCGACGGACGCCAGCTCGCGGAGGTGCCCACACCGCGCTCCCCGCTGCGGAGCCCGTTGCCTTCTTTCGCCCAGAAGAGTCCGGTGACCGCCGGTTACGTTTGTTAG
- the LOC135650535 gene encoding GTP-binding protein BRASSINAZOLE INSENSITIVE PALE GREEN 2, chloroplastic-like: protein MAESLGLASVARELFFLRVGGGRRRGTSSGSIGYLLLSSSFSSSSTPNAPFSPLAFPTRGSRPSSCSLSASAKSLIPKGPVFSEGREEDERRLVCPGCGIFMQDTDPDLPGYYRKKVVAPRKEEENHFGGLSSDSDGFLEEEEEEEKEGGIDGLASGSDLEFDMDDLSDRILMEGAKEGEAVDDGIDWDLDWDIEEDDEEDNLRKELDGFAPAGVGYGNNTEETLEKRKKEKVSKSEKKRRMKEVKRRDTEEDSVTVCARCHSLRNYGQVKNQKADNLIPDFDFDRLVTSRLMKPATSAPVVVMVVDCVDFDGSFPKRAVKSLFKAMEGGNRHYKPSKLPKLVLVATKVDLLPSQISPTRLDRWVRNRAKAAGAPKLNAIYLVSARKDLGVKNLISRIKESAGPRGNVWVIGAQNAGKSTLINAFAKREGVKTTRLTEAAVPGTTLGILRIPGILPAKAKMYDTPGLLHPYLMTMRLTREEQKMVEIRKELQPRTFRMKVGQTAHVGSLMRLDLTQASVETIYVTIWASSNVSLHMGKTDNADEIRTKHFGIRLQPPIGQDRVAELGAWRQREMKVSGNSWDVNSIDIAVSGVGWFSLGLKGEATVVLWTFDGIEVTQREPLVLDRAPFLERPGFLLPKAISDAIGKQSRMEAEKEKMREEQTDFLLNASI, encoded by the exons ATGGCGGAATCGCTGGGTCTCGCCTCCGTCGCCCGCGAACTCTTCTTCCTTCgagtaggaggaggaagaagaagaggaacaagCAGCGGCTCTATAGGTTATCTTCTgctctcctcttctttttcttcttcttctactccaAACGCTCCCTTCTCCCCACTCGCTTTCCCCACCCGGGGTAGCCGTCCTTCCTCTTGCTCTCTTTCCGCTTCTGCCAAGTCGTTGATCCCGAAAGGCCCGGTATTTAGTGAAGGGAGGGAGGAGGATGAGCGCCGCCTCGTCTGCCCCGGCTGCGGCATCTTCATGCAGGACACTGACCCCGATCTCCCCGGATATTACCGGAAGAAGGTTGTCGCCCCCCGGAAGGAAGAGGAGAACCACTTTGGTGGCCTCTCCTCTGATTCGGATGGAtttcttgaagaagaagaagaagaagaaaaggagggagGGATCGATGGGTTGGCGTCAGGGTCCGATCTTGAATTCGATATGGATGACCTTTCTGATAGGATTTTGATGGAGGGAGCCAAGGAAGGAGAGGCAGTGGATGATGGGATCGATTGGGACTTGGACTGGGATATTGAAGAGGACGATGAAGAGGATAACCTTAGGAAGGAATTGGATGGGTTTGCTCCAGCCGGCGTTGGGTACGGGAACAACACGGAGGAGACGTTAGAGAAGCGCAAGAAGGAGAAGGTTTCCAAGTCGGAGAAGAAACGGAGGATGAAAGAGGTTAAAAGAAGAGACACAGAGGAGGATTCCGTCACAGTGTGCGCTCGATGCCACTCATTGAGGAACTACGGGCAGGTTAAGAACCAGAAGGCAGATAATTTGATTCCCGACTTTGATTTTGATCGGCTGGTCACTAGCCGGTTGATGAAACCTGCGACCAGTGCACCGGTGGTCGTCATGGTCGTCGACTGTGTGGACTTTGATGGTTCCTTTCCAAAAAGGGCAGTGAAATCCTTGTTCAAGGCAATGGAAGGAGGCAATAGGCACTACAAACCATCTAAATTACCGAAACTTGTTCTCGTTGCAACGAAGGTCGACCTTCTCCCTTCTCAGATATCACCGACGAGGTTGGACAGGTGGGTTCGCAACCGGGCTAAGGCTGCAGGAGCTCCTAAGCTTAATGCTATTTATCTGGTAAGTGCACGCAAAGATCTTGGAGTGAAGAACTTGATTTCTCGTATCAAGGAATCGGCAGGACCCCGTGGGAATGTCTGGGTGATTGGGGCTCAGAATGCTGGAAAGTCTACTCTGATTAATGCATTTGCCAAAAGAGAAGGTGTAAAGACTACAAGGCTCACCGAGGCTGCAGTTCCAGGGACCACATTGGGCATTCTCAGGATTCCAGGTATCTTGCCTGCAAAAGCAAAGATGTATGACACTCCTGGTCTTTTGCATCCATATCTGATGACAATGAGGTTGACAAGAGAGGAGCAGAAGATGGTGGAGATCAGGAAGGAGCTGCAGCCAAGAACATTTCGGATGAAG GTCGGGCAGACTGCTCATGTTGGTAGTTTGATGAGATTAGATTTGACCCAGGCTTCTGTGGAAACAATTTATGTTACCATTTGGGCATCATCAAATGTATCTTTGCATATGGGAAAGACTGATAATGCTGATGAGATAAGAACGAAGCATTTTGGCATTAGGCTGCAg CCTCCTATTGGGCAGGACCGAGTGGCTGAACTGGGTGCATGGAGACAGCGAGAGATGAAGGTATCTGGTAACAGCTGGGACGTGAACAGCATCGACATTGCAGTATCTGGTGTAGGATGGTTTTCACTGGGACTGAAAGGTGAAGCTACTGTGGTGCTGTGGACCTTTGATGGTATTGAAGTAACACAAAGAGAGCCCTTGGTTCTTGATAGAGCTCCGTTCCTGGAGAGGCCGGGATTTTTATTACCAAAAGCTATATCTGATGCCATAGGTAAGCAAAGCAGGATGGAGGCCGAAAAAGAGAAGATGAGAGAAGAGCAAACAGATTTTCTTCTTAATGCAAGCATCTAA